A stretch of DNA from Carettochelys insculpta isolate YL-2023 chromosome 7, ASM3395843v1, whole genome shotgun sequence:
TGCACCTGCGATAAAAACCATTTAAAAACATACTTGGGGGTAGGATAATTTCCTTCAATgctgcttaaaatgctttaaatgcaTATACGGTAGAGGCAAGTGAAAATACTGCACGTGGGATAAAAATAATGTAACGTGTATTTTGGGTTAGGATCATTTCCTTCAATgctgcttaaaatgctttaaattgaGGCATGGTAACGGAAGGTAAAAGTGCTGCAAGTGggataaaaatagtttaaaaatgtattttgggttaGGATCATTTCTATAAACTtcacttaaaatgctttaaatgtacATAGGGTAACAGCAAATTCAAAATATCGCCCAGGGATGAAAGTGGTTTCAAAATGTTTGGGGGCCTGGCATCGCTTCTTTATAAGCTGCTTTAAATGTCTGCTCCGGTCAGTGCGTGGTACATTAGAGTTTACATGGTCACATAGGCAAAATTTACGCTCTTATAATTCCTACTCCTATCTATTTACACTCATTTTATGGGGAGGAAATTCCTCACCATATGTTGTTTTGCTTTAAGATGCACCTTTATAGTCCCCATCCGCGCTGTATATGGAATGGAGGACCCCCATTGTTACTCCCAGGGGGTgcggccagagccaggagagaggaAAGCAAGCTCCTTCCAGCAGGAGCGCCGGCCCTGGGACTGTGCAGCCCACAAGCTCTGGAGCTGGGGTTACACACAGGGCTTGTGCCAGGATCCTGCTTCCTGTCCAGGCCTGACCCCTCTCCAGGCTGGTGCAGGGTTCTGCATGCAGGGGGCATGCTGCATTCAGCTCAGGGCCCTGCCTCGGCCTGCATGAAACACGGCTCAGGACCCCTGCCCCGAGGGTCCCAGAGGCCAGGACGAGCCCCGGGGCGTGGTGACGTTTCCCTCCAAAGGGAGTTTTCTGAGAAAGGAAGATTTTCTGGGTGAGGAGGGAGCTGCCACAGTTTGGGTCTGTTTCCCAGCAGCTCGCAGTGAACCCCCTCAAGCTGACCACGTACCTTCGGCTCATCCACCTGGACACTTCTCACGTAGAACCCCCAGGCACCCCTCACGTCCTGGCTCGTGGCGCCCCCGGTGGCCAACGGTGGCTCAGCTGCCCTGCATCCCCATACCGAGCAATGGTTAGAGGCAGCTGGCTCTAAGTGGAGGATGCTTCTCCCAGCAGAGAGGCCGGGAACAGCTGCCGCCCACCATCACCTGTGCGAAACCCTCTGCAACTGAGCCCTGGGCCAAGCCTAGTCTGGTAGGGCCCAGCCAGTTCCctccaccccatcacactggctgtgggcagtgggtCTGCCTGGAAGTGTGTACGCTGCAGCTTATTGCTCTCAGCTCAGCTGTGAGGGATCGGGACCTCTGCTGCCAGCCGAAGCACTGATGGGCGCACAGCCagctggtgtctgtgtggttcTGGCACTTCGGCttgagagggtgggggaggctggaggaCTCATCTCCCTTGCGCCTGGGCCCGagggctgccccctgctgcaggcagcatCCCAGGCTTGCAGGCCAGTTGTGTGCCCCCTTCACCTGCAGCCTGGCATGTCTGGGGGCACAAGGCCTGGGCTGCAAGCAGAGCTCCTGGGGACACCCAGACTTGTGCCAGCTGCAATTGCTGGGCAGGCCGGAGCTGCCTGTGAAAGGGGCACGCACAGACAGCGTGtgggagcaggcagcctggccgTCTGCATGCTAGCTGTGtctgtgccccaggcccagcctggctCACCCTGTGGGGCCGGCGGGCTGCAGGCGCCCACTGGCAGCGAGGCTGGGCCAGAGGGGAGGACAATTTGCTCCGGTTCTGGAggggggcagttgtccccagcAGTGGGCGGGCAGGAGCATGAGTGAGACCAGGGTGCTGGGCCTTCCTTGTCTCTGCGCGTGGCACTTCCCAGCCTCCCCTGGCcatgcagagcctggggcagccacccccggggcacctcctcggAGGGACTTGACGTTGGTTCTTTCTTGCTCGCTGTCTTGCTCTGAGCCAAGCTCTgctggggggtggctgtggggggggggggcggggcagcatgCGGCCCCGCTGCGCCGCCCTGCCCAGTGCCGTGGTTGGCGGGGGGGGCCggaggctcggggcggggcgggccggggGCGGAGAAGGGGCGGGCCGGGCACTGCAGAGCCCAGCGCAGCGATGGAGGCGGCCGGCGCGGCCCGGCCCCGGGTGCTGGTGGTGGGCGCGGGGCTGGCGGGGCTCGGCGCTGCCCAGCGGCTGTCCCGTCTCTTCCCCCACCTGCGCCTGCTGGAGGCCACGGGCCGAGCGGGGGGACGCGTCCGCTCGCAGCGCTTCGGTACAGGCcaggccgagccgagccgagccgagccgggccgggcggggggcctcgctggggcagggagcccggctggggagcagcaggtggggggtcTGTgtcgggctggggggagcaggtgggggggctgtgcCCGGCTGGCGCAGGTGGGGGAGttgtgccaggctggggggggtctgtgatggactggggggcagcaggttggAGGGGCTatgccaggctggggggcagcacgTGGTGGGTCTGTgccgggctggggggcagcatgtgggggtctgtgctggcctggggggcagcatGTGTGGGAGTTGTGCCAGGCTGCGGGggtcctgtgcccagctggggggcagcacgTGGGGTgtctgtgccaggctggggggcagcatgTGTGGGAGTTGTGCTAGGCTGCAGGGGTCCTGTGCCCAGGTgggggggctgtgccaggctggggggggtctgtgcctggctggggttCAGTAGGGGAGGTCACtgggggggtggcaggtggggaggtccCATGacaggcgggtggggggggatcAGTGCCAGGCTGTAGGCAGTGGGTGGGAGGCTGTGCCAGGCTTGTGGGGGGCTGCCAAGCTGGGGACAGTGTCCCTGTGGCGTACAGCTCCCTCTTGCTGTGTGTCATAGCGCCTGTCATGAGGCGGGTGGGGGATTCTTCGTGGGAGTGCTGTGGAGACACCCCCAGGCGTCCCTAGGGAGAGCACTGCTCCGGTAGCCTCATCGCCCTTCCCTGTGAGGACCCGAGTCGGTGCCGTGAGCGACCCGCGTGACCTTGCAGGGCCGGCGGGAGCAGCTGGCACTGGGCTGGGCGGCAGCCGGGCTGTGGGGACCCATCAGACAGGAGCGTGGGCCTGTGAGCCGTGGGGTGTAACGCTGCCTCTGCCTCCTAGGGTGCCAAGTGGTGGAGATGGGCGCGCATTGGATCCATGGGCCCTCCCCAGAGAACCCCGTCTTCCGCCTGGCTGCTGTGTACGGCCTGCTGGATGAGGCAGCCCTGTCTGAGGAGaaccagcaggtggaggtggggggccaccccctgctgccGGCCGTGTGCTACTCCAGCGCGGGGCAGGTCCTGAGCCTGGACCTGGTGGAGGAGGCCAAGGAGCTCTTCACCAGCCTGCTGGGCCAGACACGGGAGTTCCTGCACCAGCCGCAGGTCCCCGTGCCCAGCGTGGGCCAGTTCCTGCGGCAGGAGGTCGCCCGGCGGGTGAAGGAGTGGCCGGATGACGACGAGACCAAGTGGCTCAAGCTGGCTGTCCTCAACACGCTCTTCAAGCTGGAGTGCTGCGTGAGCGGGACCCACAGCATGGACCTGGTGGCGCTGGGGCCCTTTGGGGAGTACGCCATGCTCCCCGGCCTGGACTGCACCTTCCCTGGGTGAGTCGGGGCTGCCGGCGCTGCTGCTGCGTTTGCCAGCTGGGAGAGCAACCGGGCACGGCGGCTGTCAGGCCTGAGTGGAGTCCGGCAGGGCGGAGAGCTAATTCCCTTCCAGGGTTGGCAAGGCTCCTCCACAGGCTGGCCCAGACGCCTGCCCGTGCAGACGGGAGCTGAAGGTGAGCCGGGCTTTCCCCTATGGGAGGCAGCTGGAAGGGCCCACTGGTTTTTGCAGTGTTGCGttgggcccagcccagcaggggctgcatcCCTTGGTCCGGAGGAGCTGCAAGGGCTTTTCTGAGCCTGAGGGTGACGTATGATGGGGGGATTCAGGCAGGGGGTTTTCCAGAGTGCCTGGTGCATggccttggggggcaggggctcagccAGCTGTACCCAGCACTGCCCACGTTGTGCCCTACACCAGCGCCCACCAAACGTGCTCTTTTGGGCTTTGCCAGTCACGCCCCCCTCGCCAGATGCGCCCTgtactgcagcagggagcccagcagctgcacacaCGCCCGTGTGCTGGCACTCCTGGAGGCCAGGGCAGCAGCGAGGGGGTGTCAGGCTCCctggcagagccaggctccccaggaGACagtccagctgcccctctctcctCAGCTGGGgcgcaggggctgctctgggccttggttgggaggcagctgagctcgCAGGTGGCTCTGTCTGAGCTCGGGGAGGAGACCCCCCGCGAGCCCCGGCCTGATGTGCTGCACCGGGCGCTCCCTCTCCCGCAGCGGCTACGAAGGCCTCCCAGGCtgcatgctgccctccctgcccgaGGAGAGCGTGGTATTCCACAAGCCTGTGACGGCCGTGCGCTGGGGCGGCTCCTACCGGGAGGAGGGCCAGGAGGGAC
This window harbors:
- the PAOX gene encoding peroxisomal N(1)-acetyl-spermine/spermidine oxidase isoform X2, with product MEAAGAARPRVLVVGAGLAGLGAAQRLSRLFPHLRLLEATGRAGGRVRSQRFGCQVVEMGAHWIHGPSPENPVFRLAAVYGLLDEAALSEENQQVEVGGHPLLPAVCYSSAGQVLSLDLVEEAKELFTSLLGQTREFLHQPQVPVPSVGQFLRQEVARRVKEWPDDDETKWLKLAVLNTLFKLECCVSGTHSMDLVALGPFGEYAMLPGLDCTFPGGYEGLPGCMLPSLPEESVVFHKPVTAVRWGGSYREEGQEGPSFPVQVECEDGERFLADHVIVTVPLGFLKEHHEAFFDPPLPPRKADAVRRLGFGTNNKIFLEFEQPFWPADCQLIQAVWEDESPLAEAGPDPQAGWFRKLPVFLVLQPPEQYGHVLCGFIAGKESEYMETLSDAEVLTALTDVFRRLTGNLHLAPPKSMLRSQWHSAPYTRGSYSYVAVGSSGDDIEALAQPLPEDAADPQTLQVLFAGEATHRTFYSTTHGALLSGWREADRLLHLYDPARSQQHEPRP